Proteins co-encoded in one Desulfitobacterium hafniense DCB-2 genomic window:
- a CDS encoding formylmethanofuran dehydrogenase subunit E family protein, with the protein MCVEKTPWELVIDFHGHTCPDIALGYRIAQLAQREMGIRPAPDSECLVKAYTQSCALDAIQVLNKATIGRHALIIEETHRYMYQFHFTGTQDIHQFTVSPAVLDHLETLRHPDLSPRERQNKVLEGVQYVLTLEESAFCHYDKIPGQLSKIV; encoded by the coding sequence ATGTGCGTAGAAAAAACCCCTTGGGAACTTGTCATAGACTTTCATGGACATACTTGTCCAGATATAGCTCTCGGTTATCGGATCGCCCAGTTGGCGCAAAGGGAGATGGGAATACGCCCCGCTCCTGACTCGGAATGCCTTGTCAAGGCCTATACCCAATCCTGTGCCCTGGATGCCATACAGGTCTTGAATAAAGCCACCATTGGACGGCATGCTCTGATCATCGAAGAGACTCACCGTTATATGTATCAATTCCACTTTACAGGCACTCAGGACATTCATCAATTTACTGTTTCCCCAGCTGTTCTTGACCACCTGGAGACATTGCGGCACCCTGATCTAAGCCCCCGGGAAAGACAGAATAAGGTCTTGGAAGGAGTCCAATACGTGCTTACCTTAGAGGAATCAGCTTTTTGCCATTATGACAAAATTCCGGGACAACTGAGTAAAATAGTTTAA
- a CDS encoding cell division FtsA domain-containing protein — MEQVFALDIGTRLVMGLIMEKAPGGYHIIARAQTEHRQRAMYDGQIHDIEEVAQAVQRVKEELEEKIKSKLHYVSVAAAGRALKTAVATAQKSELIPMIWEREDIFALEMEAVQKALREVQAEDEIIPYHCVGYSTIESLLEGQSLSSLSGQRGKEAQVKVIATFLPRTVVDGLTRVISKVGLEMRELTLEPIAAGRAAIPPDMRRMNLALVDVGAGTSDIALTKSGSFFAYGMVPMAGDEITERICQHFLVDFQTGEKIKRSLNTKTKVTFTDFLGMKTTVNKEEVLEQIQPVVLELAQKLADEILRLNQGNPHAIILIGGGSQTPLLAEALSDLLELPRNRVGIQVRERIQGVSGEKSLKGPDAITPIGIGISTIEGEGLQYFSVHVNDLTVQIFELQLATVSDALLAAGITPRLLVGRPGSALTVELNGDIKVSKGQFSKPAQFFLNGEEVKLDHELKPGDKIQFIPAQDGENAQATFADLVPAIPEKKIKVNGESVVFTAQIFCNGRPVTRDGDVPDGAKITVFQNQTLKDLLHFLNDKQYSLSEIRYKINGEEKVIPIHKEFYINQQKVDLERMLKDGDDLVILVKEVYIKDLQLKPTPMVFYVNGQEVEYPPQIFRILSRGRVLSDQEKVVDGMELSVEGYDTMPLLSELLPYVNIPQDVPANARLSLKRNNQEAEFTTPLIPGDRIEIHWEQVASAL, encoded by the coding sequence GTGGAACAAGTATTTGCATTGGATATAGGAACACGTTTGGTAATGGGGCTCATTATGGAAAAAGCTCCCGGTGGTTATCATATTATAGCCAGAGCCCAAACAGAGCATCGTCAGCGGGCCATGTACGACGGGCAGATTCATGACATAGAAGAAGTCGCTCAAGCGGTGCAACGGGTCAAGGAGGAGCTTGAAGAAAAGATAAAGAGCAAATTGCACTATGTTTCGGTGGCGGCAGCCGGCCGGGCTTTGAAGACGGCTGTGGCCACTGCCCAGAAGTCTGAACTCATCCCCATGATTTGGGAACGAGAAGATATCTTTGCTTTGGAGATGGAAGCTGTTCAAAAAGCATTGCGGGAGGTCCAAGCCGAAGACGAAATCATTCCCTACCATTGTGTCGGCTACAGCACCATTGAATCCCTCCTGGAAGGTCAGAGCCTTTCCAGTCTCAGCGGACAAAGAGGGAAGGAGGCTCAGGTTAAGGTGATCGCCACCTTCCTGCCGCGAACGGTGGTCGATGGCTTAACCCGGGTGATTTCCAAAGTAGGGTTGGAAATGCGGGAGCTGACCTTGGAGCCTATTGCGGCAGGAAGAGCAGCTATACCGCCGGATATGCGGCGTATGAACCTGGCCCTGGTGGATGTGGGTGCGGGAACTTCAGATATAGCCTTAACCAAGTCCGGTTCCTTTTTTGCCTATGGCATGGTGCCCATGGCTGGGGATGAGATTACGGAGAGAATTTGCCAGCATTTTTTAGTGGACTTTCAAACAGGGGAAAAAATCAAGCGCAGTTTAAACACCAAGACCAAAGTGACCTTTACGGATTTTCTGGGCATGAAAACGACGGTCAATAAGGAAGAGGTTCTGGAGCAGATCCAACCGGTCGTCCTTGAACTGGCTCAAAAGCTGGCGGATGAAATTCTGCGCCTGAACCAAGGAAATCCTCACGCCATTATTCTGATCGGGGGGGGAAGTCAGACACCATTATTGGCAGAAGCTTTATCCGATCTTCTTGAATTACCCAGAAACAGGGTAGGGATTCAGGTTCGCGAGCGAATCCAAGGGGTATCGGGTGAAAAATCCCTCAAAGGGCCGGATGCCATTACCCCTATAGGGATTGGCATTTCCACGATAGAAGGGGAAGGGCTGCAGTATTTTTCCGTTCATGTCAATGATCTCACTGTGCAGATCTTTGAGTTGCAATTAGCCACAGTATCCGATGCTTTGCTGGCGGCTGGAATTACGCCGAGGCTCCTTGTAGGCAGGCCGGGGTCAGCTTTAACTGTTGAGCTGAATGGAGACATTAAAGTCAGCAAGGGGCAATTCAGTAAACCTGCTCAGTTTTTCCTGAACGGGGAAGAAGTGAAATTAGACCATGAATTAAAACCAGGCGATAAAATTCAATTCATACCGGCACAGGATGGGGAGAATGCCCAGGCAACCTTTGCCGACTTGGTTCCAGCCATTCCAGAAAAGAAGATCAAAGTGAATGGTGAATCCGTGGTGTTTACCGCCCAAATCTTCTGCAACGGTCGTCCTGTGACAAGAGACGGGGATGTTCCGGATGGGGCGAAGATCACTGTGTTCCAAAATCAGACCCTTAAGGATTTGCTGCATTTTTTAAATGATAAACAGTATAGTTTATCTGAGATTCGGTATAAAATAAACGGAGAAGAAAAGGTTATCCCTATTCATAAAGAATTTTACATTAATCAGCAAAAAGTTGATCTTGAGCGCATGCTCAAGGATGGAGATGATCTTGTTATCCTGGTCAAAGAAGTCTATATCAAGGATTTGCAGCTCAAACCCACTCCCATGGTGTTTTACGTTAATGGGCAAGAGGTTGAATATCCTCCGCAAATTTTCCGTATACTCTCTCGGGGCCGGGTTCTCTCAGATCAGGAAAAAGTAGTAGATGGTATGGAACTCAGCGTTGAGGGGTATGATACCATGCCTTTGCTTTCAGAATTACTGCCCTATGTTAATATTCCTCAGGATGTTCCTGCTAACGCCCGCCTATCTCTAAAAAGAAATAATCAAGAAGCCGAGTTTACTACTCCTCTTATACCGGGGGATCGGATCGAGATTCATTGGGAACAAGTTGCAAGTGCCCTATAA
- the pfkA gene encoding 6-phosphofructokinase: MTNTVRKIAVLTSGGDAPGMNAAIRAVVRKGIYHGLEVFGIRKGYEGLIHGEFITMHLGAVADIIHRGGTMLMTARSQEMLTPEGQKNAAAQLRYRGIDALIVIGGDGSFRGAQTLSAQGIAIVGIPGTIDNDITGTDLTIGFDTAVNNVVQAVSKIRDTATSHDRTFLVEVMGRDCGNIALQSGVACGAESILVPEIEPDLDDIVAKLERGHQRGKHHSIIMVAEGAMSAWNLGEELRQRTGFETRVTILGHIQRGGNPSALDVVLASQMGGKAVEILCAGETDRMTACVNQEIQSLPLEVAYGERKPFNKVLYDLANQLAI; encoded by the coding sequence ATGACCAATACCGTCAGGAAGATCGCTGTTCTTACCAGCGGGGGGGATGCTCCGGGAATGAATGCGGCCATTCGGGCAGTGGTTCGCAAGGGAATTTATCATGGACTTGAGGTTTTTGGGATTCGCAAGGGGTATGAAGGCCTGATTCATGGGGAATTCATAACCATGCATCTGGGAGCAGTAGCGGATATCATTCATAGGGGCGGTACCATGCTCATGACCGCACGTTCCCAGGAGATGCTCACCCCGGAGGGACAAAAAAACGCCGCGGCTCAATTGCGTTATCGCGGTATCGATGCGCTGATTGTGATCGGGGGGGATGGTTCTTTTCGGGGAGCACAGACCTTGTCTGCTCAAGGAATAGCCATCGTCGGTATACCGGGTACCATTGATAACGATATTACCGGCACGGATTTAACTATCGGATTTGATACTGCCGTCAATAATGTGGTTCAAGCGGTTAGTAAAATCCGGGATACGGCAACATCCCATGATCGAACCTTTTTAGTGGAAGTCATGGGACGGGATTGCGGCAACATCGCCTTGCAATCCGGCGTAGCCTGCGGTGCAGAATCCATCCTTGTGCCGGAAATCGAACCGGATCTGGATGATATTGTCGCGAAATTGGAACGCGGCCACCAACGGGGCAAACATCACAGTATCATTATGGTGGCAGAAGGGGCTATGAGTGCTTGGAATCTGGGGGAAGAACTCCGTCAGAGAACCGGCTTTGAAACCCGGGTCACCATCTTAGGCCATATCCAAAGGGGCGGCAATCCAAGTGCCCTCGATGTGGTCCTGGCCTCGCAAATGGGCGGGAAAGCAGTGGAGATACTCTGCGCCGGGGAAACCGATCGGATGACAGCCTGTGTCAACCAGGAAATCCAATCCCTGCCTTTGGAGGTGGCTTATGGTGAGCGCAAACCCTTCAACAAAGTTCTCTATGATCTGGCCAATCAATTGGCTATCTGA
- a CDS encoding DnaA ATPase domain-containing protein, which produces MWLSSEFNRMAEKTFKAYEPDDAFFSTLLYGPEGVGKSTLLVKCCQRLKEKKTILYIDAQDFVKNYAFAAQEGTLSQFRLRLRTPGVLIMDHIEVLKGKTRSIEEFYHTYEALFQRNGRIICGFRGDPSQLGFLGEKLSSRLRGGLVVPILQPTPEDMLNYLRQMAYGKFLIVEDLVLELMAEEAANFPEAQSLMNGFIQFANRTDSALDHDALLLYLQERRYQEGLRPSPQNIIQKVAELTGVAAAAIYSTTRTPEVRQARQLAIYGIRSLSRLSYPEIGASLNKSHSSIMKSYQQFQEAVQKNPELREMLESLVKYFNSPDDEKTER; this is translated from the coding sequence ATGTGGCTCTCATCAGAATTTAATCGGATGGCAGAAAAAACCTTCAAGGCCTATGAGCCTGATGATGCCTTTTTTTCCACGTTGCTTTACGGACCTGAGGGGGTCGGGAAATCAACCCTTCTTGTGAAGTGCTGCCAACGGCTAAAGGAGAAAAAAACTATCCTTTATATAGACGCCCAGGACTTTGTCAAGAATTATGCTTTTGCGGCACAAGAAGGAACCCTGTCGCAATTTCGCCTGCGGCTCCGTACCCCTGGGGTATTGATCATGGATCATATAGAAGTGTTAAAAGGAAAGACCCGCAGCATTGAAGAATTCTATCATACTTATGAAGCTCTTTTTCAAAGGAATGGCCGTATCATCTGTGGTTTCCGCGGGGACCCCTCCCAGTTGGGGTTTCTTGGTGAGAAACTCAGCTCACGTTTGCGGGGAGGCCTGGTTGTTCCTATTTTGCAGCCCACTCCGGAGGATATGCTGAACTACCTGCGGCAGATGGCTTATGGCAAATTCTTGATTGTAGAGGATTTGGTTTTAGAATTAATGGCTGAGGAGGCCGCTAATTTTCCAGAAGCTCAAAGCCTTATGAATGGCTTCATCCAATTTGCCAATCGGACGGACAGTGCCCTCGACCATGACGCTTTATTGCTTTATCTCCAGGAACGCAGATACCAAGAGGGACTCCGCCCTTCTCCACAAAATATTATTCAGAAAGTGGCCGAGCTGACCGGGGTTGCCGCGGCAGCTATTTATAGCACCACTCGAACGCCGGAGGTTCGGCAAGCCCGACAGTTAGCAATTTACGGGATACGCAGCCTTAGCCGGCTTTCTTATCCGGAAATCGGCGCTTCCTTGAATAAATCCCATAGCAGCATCATGAAATCTTATCAGCAGTTTCAGGAAGCTGTCCAAAAGAACCCTGAGCTAAGGGAAATGCTTGAGTCATTAGTGAAGTACTTTAATTCTCCGGACGATGAAAAAACGGAAAGATGA
- a CDS encoding peptidylprolyl isomerase, which yields MSEHDLNDKKPVVTIEMESGSTIKIELYPDVAPETVKNFVSLVEKGFYDGIIFHRVIPGFMIQGGDPQGTGMGGCGYSINGEFTANGFPNNLKHERGVISMARTANPNSAGSQFFLMHADSPHLDGQYASFGRIIEGIEEVDRIANVKRDYRDKPVEDQQMKKVTVEFI from the coding sequence GTGAGTGAACACGATTTAAATGACAAAAAACCGGTGGTAACTATTGAAATGGAAAGCGGCAGCACCATTAAAATTGAGCTGTACCCTGATGTTGCACCGGAAACAGTGAAGAATTTTGTTTCCTTAGTGGAAAAAGGCTTTTATGACGGAATTATCTTCCATCGGGTTATTCCCGGCTTTATGATTCAGGGAGGAGATCCTCAGGGCACTGGTATGGGTGGATGCGGTTATAGCATTAATGGGGAATTTACTGCCAATGGCTTTCCCAATAATCTAAAACATGAGCGTGGAGTTATTTCTATGGCGCGTACAGCCAATCCCAATTCAGCCGGGTCCCAATTTTTCCTTATGCACGCTGACTCACCTCACTTAGATGGTCAATATGCTTCCTTTGGTCGGATCATTGAGGGCATTGAGGAAGTGGATCGCATTGCCAATGTCAAGCGGGACTATCGGGATAAACCTGTAGAAGACCAGCAAATGAAGAAAGTTACGGTGGAATTTATTTAA
- a CDS encoding metal ABC transporter substrate-binding protein codes for MRSFVKHSHWLKLFLIASLVFLATGCSAEKPVSTMNQKVVITSISPLADLIKNVGGESIQVISLVPTGSDPHTYEPTPEAVRQVTGAKLFFANGVGQETYLEKLITNSQNKDLRTVILADGLEILGIDDHDSDHEEESAHDEAEVHREGDGHDHSQGNPHLWLDVKNAQHYVKSIRDALIETYPQDQEIFKTNAENYLRELEALDQWIQEQILTIPQENRDLIVYHDAWVYYTERYGLTVLRPVVHGDESEPSAKDYAQLIELIKEHQVKAIFGEVGFNTKLVLQLAQETGIKVVEDLYNDTLGVTPETDSYIGIMKHNTTAIVTALK; via the coding sequence ATGCGTTCGTTCGTTAAACATTCCCATTGGCTAAAACTATTCCTGATAGCTTCCCTTGTCTTCTTGGCAACAGGATGCTCTGCTGAAAAACCTGTCAGCACCATGAATCAGAAGGTCGTCATTACCAGCATTTCCCCTCTGGCCGATCTGATTAAAAATGTAGGTGGAGAGAGCATCCAGGTGATCAGTTTGGTTCCGACCGGGAGCGATCCCCATACTTACGAACCTACGCCCGAGGCGGTACGCCAGGTGACCGGGGCCAAGCTCTTCTTCGCCAACGGGGTCGGCCAGGAAACTTATTTAGAAAAGCTCATCACCAATTCTCAGAATAAGGATCTGCGCACGGTGATTCTGGCCGATGGATTAGAGATACTGGGCATTGATGACCATGATAGTGACCATGAGGAAGAGAGTGCTCACGACGAAGCTGAAGTCCATAGAGAAGGTGATGGCCATGACCATTCCCAGGGAAACCCTCACCTTTGGCTGGATGTAAAAAATGCCCAACATTATGTAAAATCTATTCGTGATGCCTTGATTGAGACCTATCCCCAGGATCAGGAAATTTTTAAAACCAATGCCGAAAACTATCTGCGGGAACTGGAAGCATTAGATCAGTGGATACAGGAACAAATTCTTACGATTCCCCAGGAGAACCGGGATTTGATCGTCTACCATGATGCCTGGGTCTATTATACAGAGCGGTACGGACTCACTGTCCTGCGGCCGGTGGTTCACGGAGATGAGTCTGAACCTTCGGCAAAGGATTATGCTCAGCTCATCGAATTGATTAAAGAGCATCAGGTCAAGGCTATCTTTGGTGAAGTGGGTTTCAATACCAAGCTTGTTCTGCAACTGGCCCAAGAAACCGGGATTAAGGTCGTGGAAGATCTGTATAATGATACTCTTGGCGTTACGCCGGAAACCGACAGCTATATCGGGATCATGAAGCACAACACCACAGCCATTGTCACAGCGCTTAAGTAA
- a CDS encoding metal ABC transporter ATP-binding protein, translating into MLAVEFDSFSYSLPQRDILWDINLRIASGSCVGIIGPNGSGKSTLIKSIVGLNQATKGSVKVFGQPPTREWRRKMQLGYVPQLKTMDKDFPISVYEVVLLGRTGRLGWFNRPRAEDHHLVEQALSKVNMLNLKDRPIGQLSGGQQQRVLIARALATESRLLLLDEPATGLDIPSQQSIFGLIEDLHGDGITILTTTHDLAALEYHHFDLIICLNQTVIAFGPPQEVLVPHILERTFMGNQLGGNIPYASTY; encoded by the coding sequence ATGTTGGCCGTTGAGTTTGATTCCTTTTCCTATTCACTTCCCCAACGGGATATTTTGTGGGATATCAATCTGCGCATTGCCAGCGGGTCCTGCGTCGGCATCATCGGCCCTAATGGCTCTGGAAAGTCCACCTTGATTAAAAGCATTGTCGGCCTGAATCAGGCCACTAAAGGAAGCGTTAAGGTTTTTGGACAGCCGCCGACTCGGGAATGGCGGCGCAAAATGCAGTTAGGCTATGTCCCACAGTTGAAAACCATGGATAAAGATTTTCCGATTTCGGTCTATGAGGTGGTTCTGTTAGGCCGGACCGGACGGTTAGGTTGGTTTAATCGTCCCCGAGCCGAGGATCATCATCTGGTGGAGCAAGCCCTAAGCAAAGTTAATATGTTGAATCTGAAGGATCGCCCGATTGGCCAGCTTTCCGGAGGCCAGCAGCAAAGAGTCCTGATCGCCCGGGCCCTGGCCACGGAATCCCGTCTGTTGCTATTGGACGAGCCGGCCACAGGGTTGGATATCCCTTCTCAGCAAAGCATTTTTGGCCTGATTGAGGACCTCCACGGCGATGGCATAACTATCCTTACCACTACCCATGATTTAGCGGCCTTGGAGTATCATCATTTTGATTTGATAATTTGCCTCAATCAAACGGTTATCGCTTTTGGTCCTCCTCAGGAGGTTTTGGTCCCGCATATTCTGGAGCGCACTTTCATGGGAAATCAGCTGGGAGGGAATATTCCATATGCATCTACTTATTGA
- a CDS encoding metal ABC transporter permease gives MHLLIEPLQYAFMQRALIGTIAVAVLTAVVGTFVILRRLAFIGEGLAHGSLAGLAIGYLLGWNLYIAGNIYTIGLALFIGALHEKAKVSLDTAIGILFSTSMALGVALISSLKFYSSNLTGYLFGSVLSIGSFDLMIIVGSTCVILAILAVFYKEFVYYAFDPEMAEVTGLPRARLHYAMLAMIAVTVVVASQTVGIILVTALLTIPAASAFQWTHSLKKLVLLSVFFGLISAILGLYLSYYLNVASGASIALTAAVIFLLSFLCSPKRVSLGRSFGRVKTSEKG, from the coding sequence ATGCATCTACTTATTGAGCCTTTGCAATATGCTTTTATGCAGCGGGCCCTCATCGGCACCATTGCTGTGGCAGTGCTTACGGCAGTCGTAGGAACCTTTGTGATCTTAAGACGTCTGGCCTTTATCGGCGAAGGTTTAGCACATGGTTCTTTAGCGGGGTTAGCTATCGGCTATCTCCTGGGCTGGAATTTATACATCGCCGGCAATATCTATACCATAGGTCTTGCCTTATTTATTGGTGCGCTTCATGAGAAAGCCAAAGTCAGCCTGGACACAGCCATTGGCATTCTCTTTTCCACTTCCATGGCTTTAGGGGTAGCATTAATCAGCTCCTTAAAATTCTATTCAAGCAATTTGACCGGCTATCTTTTCGGTTCGGTATTATCCATCGGTTCTTTTGACTTGATGATCATTGTTGGTTCAACATGTGTGATTCTTGCCATTCTTGCGGTATTCTACAAAGAATTCGTTTATTATGCCTTTGATCCGGAAATGGCCGAAGTGACAGGGTTGCCCCGTGCACGCCTGCATTATGCCATGCTGGCCATGATCGCTGTGACCGTAGTGGTGGCCTCTCAAACCGTTGGCATTATTCTTGTCACCGCACTGCTGACTATACCTGCCGCGTCGGCTTTTCAGTGGACTCATTCCCTGAAGAAATTAGTGCTGCTCTCTGTATTTTTTGGATTAATCAGCGCCATCCTCGGCCTTTATCTCTCTTATTATTTAAATGTGGCTTCCGGAGCCAGTATCGCTCTGACAGCAGCCGTAATCTTTTTACTGAGCTTTCTCTGTTCGCCCAAACGAGTCAGCCTGGGCCGCAGTTTTGGCCGTGTAAAGACCTCAGAGAAAGGGTGA
- a CDS encoding Fur family transcriptional regulator, with amino-acid sequence MDYNEIIQLIQEKGYRLTDPRKKVIRILTSHSEFLGAYDIHNLLQQENVPIGVASIYRVLSLLKSLGLLRSEEFSAGGEKYRLESLASHHHHSHQLICSQCGRTEEWIGECPISNIAGKLEQDSGYQIEEHWLRFFGVCPFCRKE; translated from the coding sequence ATGGACTACAATGAGATCATCCAACTCATTCAAGAAAAGGGCTATCGCCTTACTGACCCACGTAAAAAAGTTATCCGCATCTTAACCAGCCATTCTGAATTTTTAGGTGCTTACGATATTCATAACCTTCTTCAGCAGGAAAATGTTCCTATTGGTGTCGCCTCCATCTATCGTGTGCTTAGTTTGCTCAAAAGCTTAGGTCTACTGAGATCTGAAGAATTCAGTGCCGGCGGCGAAAAATATCGTCTGGAAAGCTTGGCATCTCATCACCATCATTCACACCAGCTGATCTGTTCCCAATGCGGTCGTACTGAAGAATGGATAGGGGAATGCCCCATCTCCAACATCGCCGGGAAGCTTGAGCAAGACAGCGGGTATCAAATCGAGGAGCATTGGCTCAGATTTTTTGGAGTATGCCCGTTTTGCCGCAAAGAATAG
- a CDS encoding DedA family protein, which yields MLEQLLTTLGEFVVELISSLGYFGVFLAMAIESACIPLPSEIILPFTGYMVYIGHFDFWTATLAATLGNLFGGLVAYYVGVRGGRPFIQRYGHYFFIKEKELQWTERLFSRHGEITVLVGRLLPVIRTFISLPAGIAKMSAVKMAIYTVLGALPWCMFLIIVGEKLGANWNSLKPLFHRLDLVIGVLILAGIGYFFFKRKGRKRR from the coding sequence TTGTTAGAACAATTGCTGACCACACTGGGAGAGTTCGTCGTCGAATTGATTTCCAGCCTGGGCTACTTTGGCGTCTTTCTGGCCATGGCCATCGAAAGTGCCTGTATCCCTCTCCCCAGTGAAATCATTCTCCCCTTTACGGGATATATGGTCTACATAGGTCATTTTGACTTTTGGACGGCTACTTTAGCGGCAACCTTAGGCAATCTTTTTGGCGGTCTCGTCGCCTATTATGTGGGTGTCCGGGGAGGCCGGCCTTTTATTCAGCGTTATGGACATTATTTTTTTATCAAGGAAAAGGAATTGCAGTGGACTGAGCGTTTATTCAGCAGGCATGGGGAAATTACCGTCTTAGTGGGACGTCTGCTGCCCGTGATACGAACCTTCATATCCCTGCCCGCCGGTATAGCAAAAATGAGTGCCGTGAAAATGGCCATCTATACAGTACTGGGGGCACTGCCCTGGTGTATGTTCTTAATCATCGTCGGAGAAAAGCTGGGCGCTAACTGGAACTCACTTAAGCCATTATTCCACCGCCTGGATCTAGTGATTGGTGTGCTCATCCTGGCAGGCATAGGTTATTTCTTTTTTAAGCGCAAGGGCCGCAAAAGGCGGTAA
- a CDS encoding SpoVR family protein — protein MDYEVTELSYYAQEIAKVARGLGLDFYPVHFEVCPAEAIYSFGAYGMPVRFTHWSFGKAFYRMKMQYDLNLTRIYELVINSNPSYAFLLEGNRLIQNKLVIGHVYAHVDFFKHNRYFRRTPQDMVLRMEAHARRMRDYELEHGRDKVEQTLDAVLAIQEHVDFRAHLGPQKSSAEDSNKKGGAQKKISVHLTEYADLWDRETDDEAEERLPEEDLLLYLMTHSSSLEDWQRDILSMIREESLYFYPQIETKIINEGWATFWHSRIMRELDLTDAEAVDFAVMHSQVVQPAKLQLNPYYLGVKIWDHLAEHYDWETLFEIREMENDISFVRNYLNQELVEELNLFNYRKVGAHWQVMDTAWEKVRDNLVKQLVHGGHPRILVMDGDYEGKGGLYLVHGHEGLDLDIVYLERTLQLLQTLWGKGVYLETVVDGKKILFECTSSGISRKSMAKVQDRQKEEQ, from the coding sequence ATGGACTATGAGGTGACAGAACTCAGCTATTATGCTCAAGAAATTGCCAAGGTGGCCAGAGGCCTGGGGCTTGACTTTTATCCAGTGCATTTTGAGGTCTGCCCGGCTGAAGCGATTTATTCTTTTGGGGCTTATGGGATGCCGGTGCGTTTCACACATTGGAGCTTTGGCAAGGCTTTCTATCGTATGAAAATGCAGTATGATTTGAATCTCACCCGGATCTACGAACTCGTCATCAACTCGAATCCATCTTATGCGTTTCTGTTGGAAGGGAATCGCTTAATCCAGAACAAGCTGGTCATAGGCCATGTCTATGCTCATGTGGATTTTTTTAAGCATAACCGCTATTTCCGACGAACCCCTCAGGACATGGTGCTGCGCATGGAAGCTCATGCCCGGCGCATGCGGGACTACGAACTGGAGCATGGCCGGGATAAGGTGGAACAAACCTTAGATGCGGTATTAGCCATCCAAGAGCATGTGGATTTCAGAGCCCATTTAGGGCCTCAAAAAAGCTCTGCCGAAGACTCCAACAAAAAAGGCGGAGCGCAAAAGAAAATTTCCGTCCACCTAACTGAATATGCAGATCTTTGGGATAGAGAAACTGATGATGAAGCTGAGGAAAGATTACCGGAAGAAGACCTGCTGCTTTATTTAATGACTCACTCTTCAAGCCTGGAAGATTGGCAGCGGGATATATTGAGTATGATCCGTGAAGAATCCCTATACTTTTATCCCCAGATCGAAACAAAAATCATCAATGAAGGGTGGGCCACCTTTTGGCATTCACGAATTATGAGAGAACTGGACCTCACTGACGCCGAGGCGGTAGACTTTGCCGTAATGCACAGTCAAGTCGTACAGCCTGCAAAGCTGCAGCTCAATCCCTATTACTTAGGCGTTAAGATATGGGACCATCTTGCTGAGCATTATGACTGGGAAACTTTGTTTGAAATACGAGAGATGGAGAATGACATTTCCTTTGTGCGCAATTATCTCAATCAAGAACTGGTTGAGGAACTCAACCTCTTTAATTATCGTAAGGTAGGTGCCCACTGGCAAGTCATGGATACCGCCTGGGAGAAGGTGCGCGATAACCTGGTTAAGCAGCTGGTCCATGGCGGCCATCCCCGTATTTTAGTCATGGATGGGGATTACGAGGGAAAAGGCGGGCTCTATCTTGTTCATGGTCATGAGGGACTCGACTTGGACATTGTTTATCTGGAAAGAACTTTGCAGCTGCTGCAGACATTGTGGGGCAAAGGTGTTTATCTGGAAACTGTGGTGGATGGCAAAAAGATTCTTTTCGAATGCACGAGCAGCGGTATTTCCCGGAAGAGCATGGCAAAAGTTCAGGATAGGCAGAAAGAGGAACAATAA